The following are encoded in a window of Ranitomeya variabilis isolate aRanVar5 chromosome 8, aRanVar5.hap1, whole genome shotgun sequence genomic DNA:
- the LOC143787831 gene encoding troponin C, slow skeletal and cardiac muscles, with product MDDIYKAAVEQLTDEQKNEFRAAFDIFVQDAEDGCISTKELGKVMRMLGQNPTPEELQEMIDEVDEDGSGTVDFDEFLVMMVRCMKDDSKGKSEEELSDLFRMFDKNADGYIDLEELKNMLQATGETITEDDIEELMKDGDKNNDGKIDYDEFLEFMKGVE from the exons GTTGAACAACTTACAGACGAGCAAAAAAACG aaTTCAGAGCAGCTTTTGATATTTTCGTCCAAGATGCGGAGGACGGATGCATCAGCACAAAGGAGCTGGGCAAAGTGATGAGAATGCTGGGACAGAACCCCACCCCCGAGGAGCTGCAGGAGATGATAGACGAGGTGGATGAGGATG GCAGCGGCACTGTGGACTTCGATGAGTTTCTGGTCATGATGGTTCGGTGCATGAAAGACGACAGTAAAGGGAAATCCGAGGAGGAGCTGTCAGATCTCTTCCGCATGTTCGACAA AAATGCCGACGGATACATCGACCTGGAGGAGCTGAAGAACATGCTGCAAGCGACCGGCGAGACCATAACCGAGGACGACATCGAGGAACTGATGAAAGACGGCGACAAAAACAATGACGGCAAAATCGATTACGATG AATTTCTAGAGTTCATGAAAGGAGTCGAATAA